In one window of Desulfonatronum thioautotrophicum DNA:
- a CDS encoding DnaJ C-terminal domain-containing protein produces MSVSFKDYYQLLGVSKTASQDELSKAFKKMARKYHPDLNPDNAEAEKKFKEVNEAYEVLKDPEKRKLYDSLGPNWQHGQNFQPPPGFGSRTSGGPQFEGGFGDFSDFFETIFGGQFRGEQNFQGDPFGGGFRPRQTRGRDVEVGMELPLEDAFSGGSRTISFQEQVVGPDGMPRMETKSLQVNIPAGIKNGSRIRLAGQGSPGMRGGPSGDLYLKIKIAPHPKFKLEGNSVVYDLPLAPWEAVLGAKVRVPTLAGAVEMTIPAGTGSGQKLRLRGKGLGKGADQGDQLIRVMIAVPKTLTEEERALWDQLAQASTFHPRHDA; encoded by the coding sequence CAAAAAAATGGCCCGAAAGTACCATCCGGATCTGAATCCGGACAATGCCGAGGCGGAAAAAAAATTCAAAGAGGTCAATGAAGCCTACGAGGTGCTCAAGGATCCGGAAAAGCGCAAGCTGTACGACTCCCTGGGACCGAACTGGCAGCACGGCCAGAATTTCCAACCGCCTCCCGGATTTGGTTCCCGCACTTCCGGAGGACCCCAGTTCGAGGGCGGATTCGGGGATTTCAGCGACTTTTTCGAGACCATCTTCGGAGGCCAATTTCGCGGTGAACAGAATTTTCAGGGCGACCCCTTTGGCGGAGGGTTCCGTCCCCGCCAGACCAGGGGCCGGGATGTCGAGGTCGGGATGGAGCTTCCCCTGGAAGACGCTTTTTCCGGCGGGAGCAGGACCATCTCCTTTCAGGAACAGGTGGTCGGACCGGACGGCATGCCGCGCATGGAAACCAAGTCCCTGCAGGTGAACATTCCGGCAGGAATCAAGAACGGCTCCCGCATCCGGCTGGCCGGGCAGGGCTCGCCGGGCATGCGCGGCGGCCCCAGCGGCGATCTGTACCTGAAGATCAAAATTGCTCCGCACCCGAAATTCAAGCTGGAGGGAAATTCTGTTGTTTACGATCTGCCCCTGGCCCCTTGGGAAGCGGTGTTGGGTGCCAAGGTTCGCGTGCCGACCCTCGCCGGGGCCGTGGAAATGACCATCCCCGCCGGCACCGGTAGCGGCCAAAAATTACGGTTGCGCGGCAAGGGCCTGGGCAAGGGGGCCGACCAGGGCGATCAACTGATTCGGGTGATGATCGCGGTCCCCAAGACCCTCACGGAAGAAGAGCGGGCCTTATGGGACCAACTGGCCCAGGCATCCACGTTTCACCCTCGCCACGACGCGTGA